From the genome of Torulaspora globosa chromosome 2, complete sequence, one region includes:
- the FBP26 gene encoding fructose-2,6-bisphosphatase (ancestral locus Anc_1.192), whose translation MGFYTVSNVEDMRICVVMVGLPARGKSFISQKIVRYLSWLSIKAKCFNVGTYRRKVGPAHPDADFFDPSNKEGSQVRQNAVTEAVKDMMAWFSEENGVVAILDATNSTKERRRWVLKLCRENAIEPMFLESWCDDKELILRNISDVKTSSPDYEGIDPEVATKDFLRRISNYEKVYEPLDSDCDKDLTFVKLINVAQEVIVNGIQSYLESRVVFYVMNLHIRPRCIWLSRHGESVYNVEKKIGGDSSLSPRGLQYAEKLPEIVRKSAGDVNLTVWTSTLCRTQQTAQHLPYKQLQWKALDELDAGVCDGMTYEEIEEKYPEDFKARDDDKYEYRYPGGESYRDVVIRLEPIIMELERQENILIVTHQAVLRCIYAYFMNVPQEESPWMSIPLHTLIRLEPRAYGTEVTRIKADIPAVSTYKEKGTSKLGESSSDATAKFRNLLNGAPPSA comes from the coding sequence ATGGGTTTCTACACAGTATCCAATGTGGAAGACATGCGTATCTGTGTTGTCATGGTTGGATTGCCAGCTAGGGGGAAGTCATTTATCTCGCAGAAGATTGTTCGCTATCTTTCGTGGCTGTCGATAAAAGCAAAGTGTTTTAACGTCGGCACCTACAGACGTAAAGTTGGACCAGCTCATCCCGATGCAGATTTCTTCGATCCTTCTAACAAAGAGGGTTCCCAGGTTAGACAAAATGCTGTTACTGAAGCCGTCAAAGACATGATGGCTTGGTTTAGCGAGGAAAATGGTGTGGTAGCCATTCTGGATGCTACAAACAGtaccaaagaaagaagacgGTGGGTCTTGAAACTCTGCAGGGAGAATGCAATTGAGCCTATGTTTCTGGAAAGTTGGTGCGATGATAAGGAACTTATTTTACGCAACATCAGTGACGTCAAGACTTCTTCCCCGGATTATGAGGGCATCGATCCTGAGGTTGCTACCAAGGACTTCCTCAGACGGATTAGCAACTATGAGAAGGTATACGAGCCGCTTGACAGTGATTGTGATAAGGATTTAACTTTCGTGAAGCTGATCAACGTCGCGCAGGAGGTCATAGTTAATGGCATTCAATCTTATCTGGAGAGCAGAGTTGTTTTTTATGTTATGAATTTGCATATTCGACCCCGATGTATTTGGTTATCGAGACACGGAGAATCCGTTTATAATgtggagaagaagatagGAGGCGACTCCTCTCTGTCCCCACGAGGCTTGCAGTATGCGGAAAAGCTGCCGGAGATAGTCAGGAAAAGCGCGGGCGATGTCAACTTGACCGTCTGGACGTCCACGCTCTGTAGAACGCAACAAACTGCGCAACATCTGCCCTACAAGCAGCTCCAGTGGAAGGCATTGGACGAACTAGACGCTGGTGTGTGCGATGGGATGACATACGAGGAAATCGAGGAGAAATACCCAGAAGATTTCAAAGCCCGCGACGATGATAAGTATGAATACAGATACCCGGGAGGTGAATCGTACAGAGATGTCGTGATAAGATTAGAACCGATAATCATGGAGTTAGAACGGCAGGAGAATATCCTGATCGTCACACATCAGGCCGTGCTGCGATGCATATATGCATACTTTATGAACGTCCCGCAGGAAGAGTCGCCATGGATGTCTATTCCGTTACACACCCTAATTAGGCTGGAACCGCGCGCTTATGGCACTGAAGTCACCAGAATAAAGGCCGATATCCCTGCCGTCAGCACTTACAAGGAAAAAGGCACTAGCAAGTTGGGCGAATCAAGCAGCGACGCGACTGCCAAGTTTCGCAATCTTCTAAACGGTGCCCCCCCATCTGCATAA
- the FAR1 gene encoding cyclin-dependent protein serine/threonine kinase inhibiting protein FAR1 (ancestral locus Anc_1.190), giving the protein MSLKTPTQPNTEKKVHTPPSIGRDPGKPKLLKSLSGKVFKRSSNSDSDTLPSSGLFVPAPSLSSRYPLPKPLNIPQPLSPPPSVKKTCQWSPGSRSSFPHTAQGNRSHDVLESPIQLAPSLKIQALEKPLDSFNLTTAFNSAYRSEQGREVSPHDNTIIWTDTLDDPYLEEDSPTYLTSISQNISKTSAKAGHRTFIGLRCSMCDEKICNTLSGEKITELTCSHASHYQCYLATLECLQPAKRYPECRICGKTVKPSDKSTWEKMVTHLLSRKGSYDCSETVVEPQLLYSKQPTTASQHAFFTPGEQIIRTADISSSGFRTPYGPLRSASDACWNTCTESYDALFQHSIWLEETLLGDDGQADPKGDEGHDASGLGPQIEVLAGRRDSEYGITVRVPKESGRESHQTQECDDFASQREALKQRIEESVKDELDNDTQLGSLVMFDRGDFSTDGERWNKDVTLYLFDQFLILFDRQALTVSGKIPLGQICQVLKLDESTLLIDLKSRTLPQMYMSFPPKGMKNSQLEKWRFYLGHIGSGPSLEDITRTCWDVLPEELVGELNAFFEQANESTADAGLALSKPWETLQTHVPLQLIVCLSLSNDSGMKNEDYQHSIIKLLKCLLNALNDDDLLGLVAVGKDGRGNIGRFGTFFGTVNKHWPYWNEAFSDLEASKHRIFDSADSELDKMLETCLRLVSTAESMLEQDKSAQFSKQVILLRDGTPAKNDHKYGRLITEVHNFNLMQIQSINSLSQDELTSVIDILHRSYLRNLTVTYANEKLLFGNMAPGAEKKLPFKLDHESIPESCEISWIDSRTQEANVVTTQVTNI; this is encoded by the coding sequence ATGTCCCTGAAGACTCCAACTCAGCCTAATACCGAAAAGAAGGTTCATACTCCACCGAGTATAGGACGCGACCCTGGAAAACCTAAATTATTGAAAAGTTTATCTGGAAAGGTTTTCAAGAGATCCTCGAACTCCGATAGTGATACATTGCCATCTAGCGGGCTGTTTGTGCCAGCCCCAAGTCTTTCTAGTAGGTATCCTCTACCCAAGCCTTTGAATATCCCCCAGCCTTTATCTCCTCCACCGAGTGTCAAGAAAACATGTCAATGGTCGCCTGGCTCTCGGTCCAGTTTTCCGCATACGGCGCAAGGAAATCGAAGCCATGACGTTTTGGAGTCCCCCATTCAGCTTGCTCCCTCCCTCAAGATACAAGCTTTGGAAAAACCACTGGATTCTTTCAATCTTACTACAGCATTTAATTCAGCATATCGGTCGGAGCAAGGGAGAGAGGTTAGTCCGCATGACAATACCATCATCTGGACAGATACCCTCGATGATCCATATCTGGAAGAGGATTCACCGACGTATCTCACGTCTATTTCTCAGAACATCTCTAAAACCAGTGCAAAGGCAGGTCATCGAACGTTCATTGGCCTCCGGTGTTCCATGTGCGATGAGAAAATATGTAATACGCTTTCGGGTGAAAAGATCACGGAACTTACTTGCTCTCACGCAAGTCATTATCAATGTTACCTTGCCACATTAGAATGTCTTCAACCGGCCAAGAGGTATCCGGAGTGCAGGATATGTGGGAAGACTGTGAAACCAAGCGATAAGAGCACCTGGGAAAAAATGGTAACGCATCTTTTGTCAAGAAAAGGCTCTTATGACTGCTCAGAAACCGTTGTTGAACCCCAATTGCTATATTCCAAGCAACCGACAACAGCTTCGCAGCACGCATTCTTTACGCCTGGGGAGCAAATCATTCGCACAGCTGACATCTCATCAAGCGGTTTTCGAACGCCGTATGGGCCCCTCAGGTCAGCTTCTGATGCTTGTTGGAATACCTGTACAGAGTCTTATGATGCGCTATTTCAACATAGTATCTGGCTCGAAGAAACTTTGCTCGGCGACGACGGGCAAGCTGATCCGAAGGGAGATGAAGGACACGACGCAAGTGGCTTGGGGCCGCAGATTGAAGTGCTCGCGGGCCGACGCGATTCAGAATATGGAATCACAGTTAGGGTACCGAAAGAGTCGGGGCGGGAAAGTCATCAGACTCAAGAATGTGATGATTTTGCAAGCCAGAGAGAAGCTCTTAAACAGCGGATCGAGGAATCAGTCAAGGACGAATTGGACAACGATACCCAATTGGGATCATTGGTAATGTTTGATAGAGGCGACTTCTCTACAGATGGAGAGCGATGGAACAAGGATGTTACACTTTATCTGTTCGATCAATTCCTCATCTTGTTCGATCGGCAAGCATTAACTGTTAGTGGTAAGATACCATTGGGACAAATATGCCAGGTTCTTAAGTTGGATGAGTCCACTTTGCTTATCGACCTCAAAAGCCGCACTTTACCTCAAATGTATATGTCGTTTCCACCGAAGGGAATGAAGAACTCACaacttgaaaaatggaGGTTCTACTTGGGACATATTGGAAGCGGACCGTCACTGGAAGATATCACAAGGACATGTTGGGATGTCTTGCCCGAGGAACTTGTTGGGGAGCTTAATGCATTCTTTGAGCAGGCGAATGAATCCACTGCTGATGCAGGTTTGGCACTTTCGAAACCTTGGGAGACATTACAGACACATGTGCCCTTGCAGCTCATAGTATGCTTGAGCCTCTCAAACGACTCTGGTATGAAAAATGAAGACTATCAGCATTCAATAATCAAACTTCTGAAGTGTCTGTTAAACGCACTCAACGACGATGATCTTCTCGGCCTAGTGGCGGTCGGAAAAGACGGCAGAGGTAACATTGGTCGGTTTGGAACGTTTTTCGGAACAGTCAACAAGCATTGGCCCTACTGGAATGAAGCTTTCAGCGATCTAGAAGCGTCAAAACATAGGATTTTTGATTCCGCAGACAGTGAACTAGACAAAATGCTTGAAACTTGTCTGCGCCTCGTGAGCACCGCAGAGTCCATGCTAGAACAAGACAAGAGCGCACAGTTCTCAAAACAAGTAATCCTCTTACGAGACGGAACGCCCGCGAAAAACGACCACAAATACGGAAGACTAATCACCGAAGTCCACAATTTCAATCTAATGCAAATCCAATCCATCAACAGTTTAAGTCAGGACGAGCTAACCTCGGTGATAGATATCTTGCATCGGAGTTACCTGAGAAATTTGACAGTAACATATGCCAATGAAAAACTCCTATTCGGCAACATGGCCCCGGGAGCGGAGAAAAAACTACCATTTAAGTTAGATCATGAAAGCATACCGGAATCGTGCGAAATCTCATGGATCGATTCCAGGACTCAAGAAGCTAACGTCGTCACCACACAAGTAACCAATATCTGA
- the SSY5 gene encoding Ssy5p (ancestral locus Anc_1.191) has product MLKGIFGSSKKKPGKSSDSNSETQSNAADHGSIPGAIAEPQAQGQRDGSERAPSTYDFSSSRAASSLASSSVFSKGRHTSGTGASSSTGSTYGRKSVGALGSELDDVGKPLRVVNSEKFNYLNPVFEEEGPNEGSVPAGENTHATQGLQPSQARQRRADSLSRNTRSLELVKNELNILEDNLVGLMDDIHQNVTSISKAVIQAIEYFKQFLPTVNVKLSFNLTFERSSSLRAITKIFLHFMDNLLMSEAFGNSRSILMRRYIYFLEKLNISTPADFASESQLAPCLNNFCIDSTCTLPNRDNISRIIEEISKSDPSLVADQDGAFMAPVLRGLTRKSAILTVMFGVPNPQQEHQEIVKALYSVMPDVHFYCVKDYIQPCAEVLNTVAKPMSASTPLAAPPSTFQFSPPYRLAPDALKPPISMSLSSDQSSKTTGTLGGYLFPQIEKGSKLSQFAGASFAITCSHVVLSESQDYPYVSIPSKVLQTTYRKTLSEESHRYPEDSVEHKAFQEEIRRVDENMKWQEQNKFGQVVWGERSIVNQKLSDFAIIKVGQQYKCENCLGIGLTGVPDPTLRFQNMYVKEKILKLRPGLQVFKIGAATNYTSGSVNAAKLVYWADGKLQSSEFVVSSPMPLFASAGDSGSWILTKLENRLGLGVVGMLHSYDGEQRQFGLFTPIGDILERLHTVTGVLWDIDAAPT; this is encoded by the coding sequence ATGCTGAAGGGCATATTTGGCTCAAGCAAGAAAAAGCCAGGAAAATCAAGCGATAGCAACTCAGAAACTCAGTCAAATGCAGCGGATCATGGCTCAATTCCCGGTGCTATAGCTGAACCTCAAGCTCAAGGTCAAAGGGATGGCTCTGAAAGGGCTCCCTCTACATACgatttttcatcttcaaggGCGGCGTCTTCtttagcttcttcgtccGTCTTCTCCAAGGGTAGACATACTAGTGGCACGGGAGCATCGTCTTCAACTGGAAGTACTTACGGGAGAAAATCTGTTGGTGCTTTAGGCTCCGAGCTAGATGATGTCGGCAAACCTTTGAGGGTCGTGAACTCTGAAAAGTTTAATTACCTGAACCCTGTTTTCGAGGAAGAAGGTCCCAATGAGGGATCTGTACCGGCAGGAGAGAATACTCATGCTACCCAAGGGCTACAGCCGTCACAGGCAAGGCAGAGAAGGGCCGACTCTCTCTCCAGAAACACAAGGTCTTTGGAActggtgaagaatgaaCTAAACATTCTGGAGGACAACCTAGTCGGTCTGATGGACGATATTCACCAGAACGTCACTAGCATCTCGAAGGCTGTTATTCAAGCGATCGAATACTTCAAGCAGTTCTTACCTACTGTTAATGTGAAACTTTCATTTAACTTGACCTTCGAAAGGTCGTCGTCTTTGAGAGCGATAACCAAAATATTTTTGCATTTCATGGATAACCTACTCATGTCTGAAGCTTTCGGTAACTCGCGGTCCATCCTGATGAGAAGATATATATACTTTCTGGAAAAGCTTAATATCAGTACTCCAGCGGACTTTGCCTCAGAATCGCAACTTGCACCATGTTTGAACAATTTTTGCATTGATTCTACTTGTACTCTACCGAACCGAGATAATATCAGCAGGATCATAGAGGAGATATCGAAGTCGGATCCCAGCTTGGTGGCTGACCAGGACGGAGCTTTCATGGCTCCTGTTCTCAGAGGGCTTACTCGGAAATCAGCAATTTTGACGGTTATGTTTGGAGTCCCAAATCCCCAACAGGAGCACCAAGAAATCGTGAAGGCATTATATTCAGTGATGCCAGACGTTCATTTCTATTGCGTCAAGGATTATATACAACCGTGTGCCGAAGTTCTCAATACAGTTGCTAAGCCTATGTCAGCAAGCACTCCTTTGGCTGCCCCTCCTAGCACATTCCAATTCTCACCACCATATAGGCTTGCTCCGGACGCTCTCAAGCCTCCGATTTCGATGTCCCTATCATCAGATCAGAGTTCGAAGACAACAGGCACGTTAGGTGGCTATTTGTTTCCTCAGATAGAGAAGGGTTCTAAATTATCTCAATTTGCAGGCGCCTCATTCGCAATCACTTGCTCTCATGTTGTATTGTCGGAGTCCCAGGATTACCCATACGTTTCAATACCATCGAAGGTCTTGCAAACCACTTATAGAAAAACTCTCTCGGAAGAGTCTCACCGTTATCCGGAAGACTCTGTCGAGCATAAGGCATTTCAGGAAGAGATCCGCCGGGTGGATGAAAACATGAAGTGGCAAGAACAAAATAAGTTTGGTCAAGTAGTTTGGGGTGAAAGATCGATCGTGAATCAGAAACTCTCCGATTTTGCAATAATAAAAGTTGGACAGCAATATAAATGTGAGAATTGCTTAGGCATTGGGCTGACCGGCGTACCAGACCCTACGTTGCGATTCCAAAACATGTATGTTAAGGAAAAGATCCTCAAATTGAGACCAGGATTGCaagttttcaaaattggtgcTGCCACCAACTACACTTCTGGATCAGTTAACGCTGCGAAGCTTGTCTACTGGGCTGATGGGAAACTGCAGAGCAGTGAATTTGTTGTATCATCCCCCATGCCGTTATTCGCAAGTGCCGGCGACTCCGGCTCCTGGATTCTAACAAAATTAGAGAACAGACTAGGACTTGGGGTAGTAGGTATGTTGCACTCTTACGATGGTGAGCAGAGACAATTTGGCCTGTTTACTCCCATAGGCGACATTTTGGAGCGACTCCATACTGTTACCGGAGTGCTGTGGGATATAGACGCAGCACCTACCTGA